From a region of the Candidatus Rhabdochlamydia porcellionis genome:
- a CDS encoding YidH family protein — MIEKHSEKPAKIFNRADHLANERTFLAWIRTNLGIMAFGFVVGRFSFFTQQIASFLEEQRPSHLTLRGYSSLFGISLVSFGAMLCIFAFFKFKKTERQINNDVYQSSTWLNALLALFVFSIGIFLVVYLLYSHEAYLTS; from the coding sequence ATGATAGAAAAACATTCTGAAAAACCTGCAAAGATCTTCAATCGCGCGGATCATTTAGCTAATGAGAGAACTTTCCTAGCATGGATTAGAACCAATCTTGGAATAATGGCATTTGGGTTTGTTGTGGGAAGGTTTTCTTTTTTCACGCAACAAATAGCATCTTTTTTAGAGGAACAAAGACCTTCACATTTAACCCTGCGAGGATATTCTTCTCTATTCGGTATATCTTTGGTAAGTTTTGGAGCTATGCTTTGCATCTTTGCGTTTTTTAAGTTTAAAAAAACAGAGAGGCAGATTAATAATGACGTTTATCAGTCTTCAACTTGGCTAAACGCTCTGCTTGCATTGTTCGTCTTTTCTATAGGTATCTTTTTAGTTGTTTATTTACTTTACTCACATGAAGCTTATTTAACTTCTTAA
- a CDS encoding class I fructose-bisphosphate aldolase → MPLVHIEKLLGKKAKDLLGHTCKIPKERLHLPGSDFVDRIFSQSDRNNRVLNSLNTMFQAGRLGGTGYLSILPVDQGIEHTAGASFATNPDYFDPENIVKLAIEGGCNAVASTLGVLGMVARRYAHKIPFMLKLNHNELLSYPNKFEQTMFANVEQAYDMGCVAVGATIYFGSPECRMQIQEVSQAFALAHDLGMATVLWCYLRNPAFKTADKDYHEAADLTGQANHLGATIGADIVKQKLPINNGGFKALKFGKQTEKMYTELCSDHMIDLCRYQVANSYMGRVGLINSGGPSEGANDLSQAVETAVINKRAGGMGLISGRKAFQRPLKEGVQILHAIQDVYLCKEVTIA, encoded by the coding sequence ATGCCGCTTGTTCATATTGAAAAGCTATTAGGTAAAAAAGCTAAAGATTTACTAGGTCATACTTGCAAGATTCCTAAGGAGCGTTTGCACTTACCAGGTTCTGACTTTGTCGATCGCATTTTTTCCCAGTCTGATCGTAATAATCGCGTATTAAATAGTTTAAATACGATGTTTCAAGCAGGACGCCTAGGAGGAACAGGCTACCTCTCCATTTTGCCGGTAGATCAAGGGATAGAACATACAGCTGGAGCTTCTTTTGCTACAAATCCCGATTATTTTGATCCTGAAAATATTGTAAAATTAGCTATTGAAGGGGGGTGCAACGCTGTTGCTTCTACTTTAGGAGTGCTAGGTATGGTTGCGCGTCGTTATGCGCACAAAATTCCATTTATGCTGAAATTAAACCATAATGAGCTATTAAGTTACCCTAATAAATTTGAACAAACCATGTTTGCAAATGTAGAACAGGCCTATGATATGGGTTGTGTTGCTGTAGGAGCAACGATCTATTTTGGTTCACCGGAATGCCGCATGCAAATACAAGAAGTATCTCAAGCTTTTGCACTCGCTCATGATTTAGGCATGGCAACTGTTTTATGGTGCTATTTACGCAATCCTGCTTTTAAAACAGCTGATAAGGATTATCATGAAGCAGCTGATTTAACCGGTCAAGCAAATCATTTAGGAGCTACAATTGGAGCGGATATTGTAAAACAAAAATTACCCATAAACAATGGTGGTTTTAAAGCGCTAAAATTTGGTAAGCAAACAGAAAAAATGTATACAGAACTATGCTCTGATCACATGATCGATCTATGCCGCTATCAAGTAGCAAATAGTTATATGGGTCGAGTGGGTTTAATTAATTCAGGTGGGCCTTCAGAAGGAGCAAATGACTTAAGTCAAGCTGTAGAAACCGCTGTTATTAATAAAAGAGCTGGCGGCATGGGGTTGATTTCTGGGAGAAAAGCTTTTCAAAGGCCTCTTAAAGAAGGCGTGCAAATTCTTCATGCGATCCAAGATGTATACCTCTGTAAAGAGGTTACAATCGCTTAA
- a CDS encoding sugar porter family MFS transporter produces MAHKQRLSRYMIFVVTIACLGGLLFGYHTAIISGALIFLSPIFHLSIAEQGVLVSIILLGALLGALMGGYLADRLGRKWTIMLTAVLFILGSWVTAESHSYFMLLFGRVFSGIAVGIISVTAPLYLAEIAPPNHRGAIVSAYQLFITLGILGAYVINYIYAKKADWQEMFIIGSLPAAIQLLALFFTPESPGWLFKNGKSRLAIIVLERLRLDQDWKSHIDEMKHSASSRNKRVWKFLFSSKLHIILFIGLFISAFQQITGINTVIYYAPRIFQGAGYTSAISATFATLSIGVINVLATLVSVWLLDRIGRRRLLLIGIAGMVVSLCSLAITSFLRSSLIDEMAVISLMTYVAFFAIGLGPITWVLLSEIYPLKVRGKAMTLATFVNWLCNYFVSLTFPNLLVSIGIGGSFLLYGVISLIAFWFVLRYVPETKGKSLEEIEQILQK; encoded by the coding sequence ATGGCTCATAAGCAGCGTTTAAGTAGATATATGATCTTTGTTGTGACAATAGCTTGTTTAGGTGGCTTGTTATTTGGGTATCATACGGCAATTATTTCGGGAGCTTTAATTTTTTTATCTCCGATTTTTCATCTATCTATTGCAGAACAAGGAGTATTAGTTAGCATCATTTTATTAGGAGCTCTTTTAGGAGCCTTAATGGGAGGATATTTAGCTGATCGTTTAGGACGTAAATGGACGATTATGCTAACAGCTGTTTTATTTATTTTGGGCTCTTGGGTTACAGCAGAATCGCATTCTTACTTTATGTTGCTATTTGGACGTGTGTTTAGCGGAATAGCTGTTGGGATTATTTCTGTAACAGCTCCTTTGTACCTGGCTGAAATTGCCCCTCCTAATCATAGAGGAGCGATTGTTTCTGCTTATCAATTATTCATTACGCTCGGAATTCTCGGAGCATATGTTATTAATTATATTTATGCAAAAAAAGCAGATTGGCAAGAAATGTTTATTATTGGCAGCCTTCCTGCTGCAATTCAACTCCTTGCTCTTTTTTTTACACCAGAATCTCCCGGCTGGCTTTTTAAAAATGGCAAATCTCGTCTTGCTATTATTGTTTTAGAGAGACTGCGTTTAGATCAAGATTGGAAGAGCCATATTGATGAAATGAAACATTCAGCTAGCTCCAGGAATAAAAGGGTCTGGAAGTTTTTATTTTCTTCTAAATTGCACATTATTTTATTCATAGGGCTTTTCATTAGTGCTTTTCAACAAATTACAGGGATTAATACAGTAATTTATTACGCGCCTCGCATTTTTCAAGGAGCAGGGTATACGTCTGCCATTAGCGCCACATTTGCTACTTTATCTATTGGTGTAATTAATGTATTAGCCACGCTTGTATCTGTTTGGCTATTAGATCGTATAGGGAGAAGAAGGTTGCTCTTGATAGGGATTGCAGGGATGGTGGTTAGTTTATGCTCTCTTGCTATTACTTCCTTTTTACGCTCTTCATTAATTGATGAAATGGCTGTCATTAGTTTAATGACTTATGTTGCTTTTTTTGCTATTGGTTTAGGCCCGATAACCTGGGTGTTGCTCTCAGAGATTTATCCATTAAAGGTACGCGGTAAAGCAATGACTCTTGCTACATTTGTAAATTGGCTCTGTAATTATTTTGTTTCATTGACATTCCCTAATTTATTAGTTTCTATTGGAATTGGGGGATCTTTTCTTCTTTATGGAGTAATTAGCCTTATAGCTTTTTGGTTTGTGCTTAGATATGTACCTGAGACAAAAGGGAAAAGCTTAGAGGAGATTGAGCAAATTCTGCAAAAATAA
- a CDS encoding GNAT family N-acetyltransferase — translation MKFKWITINNVEYSSAKMLRWEMLHKPLGLAPETEEISEEINSLHLVALDSKKVVGSVSFSPESEIRGRMYQMVMSEEYQGRGFGRKLLCTLEKGLEKKGIYYVYLYAYKEVEGFYQQMGYQSEGPTIEKIGIPHRLMKKTLQKKEAEYGS, via the coding sequence ATGAAATTCAAATGGATTACTATTAACAATGTAGAATATAGTTCAGCAAAGATGTTACGTTGGGAAATGCTGCATAAACCACTTGGTTTAGCTCCAGAAACCGAGGAAATATCAGAAGAGATTAACAGTTTGCATCTGGTTGCTTTAGATAGCAAAAAAGTAGTAGGCTCGGTTTCCTTCTCTCCAGAGAGCGAAATTAGGGGACGCATGTACCAAATGGTCATGAGTGAAGAATATCAAGGAAGGGGATTTGGCCGCAAATTACTTTGTACATTAGAAAAAGGGTTGGAGAAAAAAGGCATCTATTATGTGTATCTCTATGCGTATAAAGAAGTAGAAGGTTTTTATCAGCAAATGGGTTATCAATCGGAGGGTCCTACCATTGAAAAAATTGGCATTCCACATCGACTTATGAAAAAGACACTGCAAAAAAAAGAGGCAGAATATGGCTCATAA
- the rimO gene encoding 30S ribosomal protein S12 methylthiotransferase RimO — MKYPSQLRKLKNKIHFTSLGCARNLVDTEVMLGMVLKAGYQITDQLDQADFLVINTCGFLASARQESIDSVNHFFQEKKIEAKVIVAGCMVQKHKEQLKERFPYIHYFLGSGDVEKILEAILADHPGEAVSNARSYLEWGEIPRQLSTPKHYAYLKIAEGCAKQCAFCIIPKIKGRLRSKSMPQILKEFRALISQGVKEVILIAQDLGDYGKDLIDKQGLESVISLLLSEKDFFWLRLLYLYPDEITDELIALMKADKRICSYLDMPIQHISNRILKAMKRKTSKEQIIDTIEKLRKNLPNVVIRTSLMVGFPSETEEEVDELIEFIQKHPIDHIGLFKYSCEEQSASAKLSDHIAEEVKQARFEKVAKAQMQLIAQRNQRYIGQKIPVIIEGTHPDSPYLLCGRFSGQAPEIDGMVIINDARKVKNVPELYEVEITDVADYDLIGRVIRSLGKKTLLNMVV, encoded by the coding sequence ATGAAATATCCTTCTCAGCTAAGAAAGTTAAAAAACAAAATTCACTTTACCAGTCTTGGATGTGCCCGAAATCTAGTAGATACCGAGGTTATGTTAGGAATGGTGCTCAAGGCTGGCTATCAGATTACAGACCAACTTGATCAAGCGGATTTTCTAGTGATTAATACCTGTGGATTTTTAGCCTCTGCTAGGCAAGAATCTATCGATTCAGTAAATCACTTTTTTCAAGAGAAAAAAATAGAGGCAAAGGTCATTGTAGCTGGCTGCATGGTGCAAAAACATAAAGAGCAACTAAAGGAGCGATTTCCCTACATTCATTACTTTTTAGGTTCTGGGGATGTGGAGAAAATTTTAGAAGCTATTTTAGCTGATCATCCTGGAGAAGCGGTATCTAATGCCCGTAGCTATTTGGAATGGGGAGAGATACCAAGGCAGCTATCTACGCCAAAGCATTATGCTTATTTGAAAATAGCAGAAGGATGTGCTAAACAGTGTGCTTTTTGCATTATTCCCAAGATTAAAGGCCGTCTGCGTAGTAAATCTATGCCTCAAATTCTTAAAGAATTTCGCGCTCTTATTTCTCAAGGAGTAAAGGAAGTCATTTTAATCGCTCAGGATTTAGGGGACTACGGCAAAGACCTAATCGATAAACAAGGACTAGAGAGCGTAATCTCTCTTCTTTTATCTGAAAAAGACTTTTTTTGGTTACGATTATTATATCTTTACCCTGATGAGATTACAGATGAGTTAATTGCTTTAATGAAAGCTGATAAGAGGATTTGCTCTTATTTAGATATGCCCATTCAGCATATTAGTAATCGAATCTTAAAAGCTATGAAACGAAAAACCTCTAAGGAACAGATTATTGACACAATAGAAAAACTGCGAAAAAATCTTCCGAATGTGGTCATTCGTACAAGCTTAATGGTTGGGTTCCCTTCAGAAACAGAAGAAGAAGTGGATGAACTTATTGAATTTATTCAAAAGCATCCTATCGATCATATTGGGCTTTTTAAGTATTCCTGCGAAGAACAATCCGCTTCTGCAAAGCTATCAGACCATATAGCAGAAGAGGTAAAACAGGCTCGTTTTGAGAAAGTAGCGAAGGCGCAAATGCAGCTTATTGCTCAAAGGAATCAAAGATATATAGGGCAAAAAATACCTGTTATTATAGAAGGCACTCATCCTGATTCACCCTATCTTTTATGTGGAAGGTTTTCTGGGCAAGCGCCGGAAATTGATGGTATGGTAATTATCAATGACGCTCGCAAGGTAAAAAATGTACCTGAACTATACGAAGTGGAAATAACAGATGTCGCTGATTATGATTTGATTGGAAGAGTCATTCGATCCTTAGGGAAAAAAACTTTGCTTAATATGGTTGTATGA
- a CDS encoding ABC transporter permease, giving the protein MLAFIIYPLLKKTSTLVSSLLAVITVTFFLMHSIPGSPFADDKLDAEILKTLATHYGLDQPLWLQYIKYLKNICVFDLGPSLHYQGRAVKDVIINGFPTSFVLGLEAMTLAILAGTGLGMVSAANHLKWQDCVSMLFATFCMSLPSFILATLLQFVFAMKLDLLPVARWGSFAQSIMPALSLAALPTAFIARLTRVNLIEAMQQDYILTARAKGLSQMQIIYKHALRNAIFPVLSYLAPLSANIFIGSFAIERVFAIPGLGHSFVQSIINRDYSMIMGLTIFYSCILLLAVWLIDTIYLFLDPRLKDR; this is encoded by the coding sequence ATGTTAGCTTTCATTATTTATCCTTTATTGAAAAAAACATCTACTTTAGTTAGTTCTCTTTTAGCTGTAATTACAGTGACGTTTTTTTTAATGCATTCTATTCCAGGTAGTCCTTTTGCGGATGATAAGTTAGATGCTGAAATTTTAAAAACTCTTGCTACCCACTATGGCCTAGATCAACCTTTATGGTTACAATATATAAAGTATTTAAAAAATATTTGTGTATTTGATCTAGGTCCTTCTCTTCACTACCAAGGAAGAGCCGTAAAAGATGTCATTATTAATGGATTTCCTACATCTTTTGTACTAGGTTTAGAGGCTATGACGCTCGCTATTTTAGCAGGTACAGGATTAGGAATGGTTTCTGCAGCAAATCATCTTAAATGGCAAGACTGTGTAAGTATGCTCTTTGCTACTTTTTGTATGTCTTTACCTAGTTTTATTTTGGCAACCCTCCTACAGTTCGTTTTTGCTATGAAACTTGACTTGTTACCAGTAGCTCGTTGGGGTAGTTTTGCACAAAGTATTATGCCAGCTCTATCCCTTGCTGCTTTGCCAACAGCTTTTATAGCCAGGCTTACTAGAGTAAATCTCATCGAAGCCATGCAACAAGATTATATCTTAACTGCTAGAGCAAAAGGGTTAAGTCAAATGCAAATCATCTATAAGCATGCCCTGCGTAACGCCATCTTCCCTGTTCTTTCTTATTTAGCACCTCTTTCAGCAAATATTTTTATCGGAAGCTTTGCCATTGAGAGAGTTTTTGCTATCCCTGGTTTAGGTCACTCTTTTGTACAAAGTATTATTAATCGCGATTATTCGATGATTATGGGACTAACCATTTTTTATAGCTGTATTCTATTGCTAGCTGTTTGGCTAATTGATACAATTTATCTATTCTTAGACCCCAGGTTAAAAGACAGATGA
- a CDS encoding ABC transporter permease: MNTDELFTPLTAIERDLLLDEKEEMPSTSSLCLTWGQLVKKKSALLGLSLLILLMIMAVIGPYLSPYKYYEINLPLRNQPPCRNYWFGTDDLGRDLFTRCWWGARISFFVGISASTIDLIIGVLYGVCAGFLGKKIEMRMMRMLDIFYSIPYLLFIILLITVIGSGVFTIILSLALIGWVNMARIVRSQILQIKQQGYVQAALALGATRWHIMRRHLIPNAVGSIMVTLTLTVPWAIFVEAFLSFLGLGVQAPTASLGMMIHDSLYAIRYYPWRLIVPSACISLSLLSLNLLAEGLREVLNPRHMQ, encoded by the coding sequence ATGAATACAGACGAACTATTTACCCCTTTAACTGCTATAGAAAGAGATCTATTGCTTGATGAAAAAGAAGAAATGCCAAGTACTTCCTCTTTATGCCTAACCTGGGGTCAACTCGTTAAAAAAAAATCTGCTTTGTTAGGACTATCTCTTTTAATTTTACTCATGATCATGGCTGTTATCGGACCTTATCTTTCTCCTTACAAATACTATGAGATTAATCTTCCTCTGAGAAATCAGCCTCCTTGTCGCAATTATTGGTTTGGAACAGATGATCTTGGAAGAGATCTATTCACAAGGTGTTGGTGGGGAGCTAGGATCTCTTTTTTTGTAGGCATCTCTGCTTCTACCATCGACTTAATCATAGGCGTACTCTACGGGGTATGTGCTGGATTTTTAGGTAAAAAAATAGAAATGCGTATGATGCGCATGTTAGACATCTTTTATTCTATTCCCTATTTACTATTCATCATTTTGCTAATTACAGTCATTGGCTCGGGGGTATTTACCATTATTCTTTCTTTGGCCTTAATAGGCTGGGTCAATATGGCTCGTATTGTACGTAGCCAAATACTACAAATTAAGCAACAAGGATATGTTCAAGCAGCTTTGGCTTTGGGTGCTACTCGTTGGCATATCATGCGTAGGCATTTAATTCCTAATGCAGTAGGCTCCATTATGGTGACTTTGACCCTTACGGTTCCTTGGGCTATTTTTGTAGAGGCTTTTTTAAGTTTTCTGGGATTAGGAGTACAAGCTCCTACTGCTAGCCTAGGAATGATGATCCACGATAGTTTATATGCAATTCGTTATTACCCTTGGCGCCTAATTGTTCCATCTGCTTGTATTAGCTTAAGCTTATTGAGCTTAAACTTATTAGCAGAGGGCTTAAGAGAAGTGCTTAACCCAAGACATATGCAATGA
- a CDS encoding ABC transporter ATP-binding protein — MKQPLLTVKNLSVQFSDKDKCIHAVRDVSFALTTNQILAVVGESGCGKTTLAKAIIALLPPEKTAIQGQIYYQDQPLLPYVEKKMQTIRGRRIAMVFQDPMTSLNPTIPIGKQLKEGYLHHFPHASMQEAQEKSLNLLEEVGITNPKQCLSSYPHMLSGGMRQRVIIAIALICAPQILIADEPTTALDLTIQAQILELLKKIQIKREMSILWITHDLSIVSQFCNHVMVMYAGQVIESSNTQKLFSSPLHPYTQRLLQTLPQSRLTPFDPIAGFPPDLSTVFPGCSFCPRCDQSMRICLSQMPALKEIKQDQLCACFRYDPRRKP, encoded by the coding sequence ATGAAACAACCTTTGCTTACTGTTAAAAACTTAAGTGTCCAATTTTCCGACAAAGATAAATGCATACATGCAGTTCGCGATGTCTCTTTTGCATTAACTACAAACCAAATCTTAGCAGTTGTAGGAGAGTCAGGTTGTGGAAAAACAACATTAGCAAAAGCAATCATCGCTTTACTTCCTCCGGAAAAAACCGCTATTCAAGGACAAATTTACTATCAAGATCAACCTCTTCTTCCCTATGTAGAAAAAAAAATGCAAACGATTAGAGGTAGGCGTATTGCCATGGTTTTTCAAGACCCTATGACCTCATTAAACCCAACCATTCCCATCGGTAAACAGCTTAAAGAAGGCTATCTACACCATTTTCCCCATGCTTCTATGCAAGAGGCTCAAGAAAAATCTTTAAATCTATTAGAAGAAGTAGGCATTACTAACCCTAAGCAGTGCCTCTCTAGTTACCCTCATATGTTAAGCGGAGGTATGCGTCAAAGAGTAATCATTGCCATTGCATTGATTTGTGCTCCGCAGATTTTAATTGCTGATGAACCAACAACGGCTTTAGACCTAACCATTCAAGCACAAATTCTCGAACTACTTAAGAAAATACAAATAAAAAGAGAGATGAGCATTTTGTGGATTACCCATGATTTATCTATAGTTTCTCAATTTTGTAACCATGTAATGGTAATGTATGCAGGACAAGTGATAGAAAGTAGCAATACCCAAAAACTCTTCTCTTCTCCTTTGCATCCTTACACACAAAGGCTACTACAAACATTGCCTCAATCCCGCTTAACCCCTTTCGATCCCATTGCTGGCTTCCCTCCTGATTTAAGCACCGTATTCCCTGGGTGTAGCTTTTGTCCTCGCTGCGACCAATCCATGCGCATTTGCCTTTCCCAAATGCCAGCTTTAAAAGAAATCAAGCAAGATCAATTATGCGCTTGCTTTCGATATGACCCGAGGAGAAAACCATGA
- a CDS encoding ABC transporter ATP-binding protein: MSLMQVKALSKRFLLKKGYTQAFSDLSFSILPQETLGLIGESGSGKSTLGKCLLRLEEPTSGGVCFKNQDLLKFSKKQLFNFRRKAQIILQDPYASLNPKMTAAEVIMEPLEIHCKYVKEVNRQLAYEAFIRVGLHASSFNRLPHEFSGGQRQRIAIARALILNPAFIVCDEPISALDISTQAQIITLLKKLQEELHISYLFIAHNLNMVRHISHRVAVMYLGNFVELAPTEDLYQNPLHPYTQALFSTMPGSSFQKAKPTISSAISSGCPFATRCPYATKICSQEKPMWKEKHLGHFVACHLH, from the coding sequence ATGAGTCTTATGCAGGTTAAGGCTTTATCCAAGCGATTTCTACTGAAAAAAGGCTATACCCAAGCATTCTCAGATCTTTCTTTTTCTATCTTGCCTCAAGAGACTCTTGGACTAATTGGAGAAAGCGGATCAGGCAAATCCACTTTAGGGAAGTGTTTACTACGTTTAGAAGAACCTACTTCTGGAGGAGTATGTTTTAAAAATCAAGATCTACTAAAATTTTCTAAAAAGCAATTATTTAATTTTCGGCGTAAAGCGCAAATTATCCTACAAGATCCTTATGCCTCTTTAAATCCAAAAATGACTGCAGCTGAAGTTATCATGGAGCCTTTGGAAATTCACTGTAAGTACGTTAAAGAGGTTAATCGACAGCTGGCTTATGAAGCATTTATTCGTGTAGGGTTACACGCTAGTTCTTTCAATCGCCTCCCTCACGAATTTTCAGGAGGTCAAAGACAAAGAATTGCTATTGCGCGAGCTCTGATATTAAATCCTGCTTTTATTGTATGTGATGAACCCATTTCAGCTTTAGATATATCGACTCAAGCGCAAATTATTACCCTGCTAAAAAAATTGCAAGAAGAGTTGCATATCAGTTATCTATTTATTGCTCATAATCTTAATATGGTGAGGCATATCTCTCATCGAGTAGCTGTTATGTATCTAGGAAATTTTGTAGAACTTGCACCCACAGAAGATCTGTATCAAAACCCTTTACATCCCTATACTCAGGCTCTATTTTCTACTATGCCAGGATCTTCTTTTCAAAAAGCTAAACCTACAATTAGCTCTGCTATTTCTTCAGGCTGCCCTTTTGCAACTCGCTGTCCCTATGCTACAAAAATTTGCTCCCAAGAAAAACCTATGTGGAAAGAAAAACATTTAGGGCATTTTGTCGCATGCCATTTACACTAA
- a CDS encoding universal stress protein → MQEGSGLRQTIAQLHKNTFKRVLGVFELFAIGYGDLGSSIYYALGVTALFALGATPIALGLAGIVFVCTALSYAEMTSIFHESGGSASYARHAFNDLVSFIAGWGLLLDYIVAIAISAFAVAPYLSFFFVDLSDVFVQILFTAALITILCVINILGVKGSTLIGLVLSSLTILIQLAIIAVGLDTILNLTRFTEQLQIGIPFVNWSASWPDFWKGTAMAMVAFTGIESIAQLSAEAERPAKTVPRAILLATVVLIVVYAGILLVTFSAVPPRELGTTYLSNPFAAIVNALPFGHWFFAPIIAGLAAAVLIGAANANLLGASRLSFNLSQYYQLPRLFNRVHSRLRTPIVPLIFFSVLACIVVFSSRGKMDFLADLYNFGAMIAFFFTHLSLIVLRIKKPDAQRSFRVPFNLRIKGYSIPIPSIIGALSTLGVWCLIVFTKPEGRYLGSVWMMLGIAMYFYYRKKRKLKPAGQLMIEEVFVPSYKPLEIKQILVATRGGIQTETVQIACDFAKLHGAEITALQVIEIASSLPLDMMVPRRLAMAEAVLKRAEAIARERNMDIELMVVSSRSIPDAILEAARKGKYDLIVIGAGQPFDEVGLGTIIGKVLRLAPCRVWVCMTDSLV, encoded by the coding sequence ATGCAAGAAGGTAGCGGTTTAAGGCAAACGATTGCTCAATTACATAAAAATACGTTTAAGAGGGTTTTGGGCGTATTTGAGCTATTTGCTATAGGCTACGGAGATTTAGGCTCTTCGATTTACTATGCTCTGGGAGTCACTGCTTTATTTGCTTTGGGGGCAACTCCTATAGCTCTTGGATTAGCAGGGATTGTTTTTGTATGTACAGCACTTAGCTATGCGGAAATGACTTCTATTTTTCATGAATCAGGAGGATCAGCTAGCTATGCTAGGCATGCTTTTAATGATTTGGTCTCTTTTATTGCTGGTTGGGGTTTATTATTAGACTATATCGTAGCTATTGCGATTTCCGCTTTTGCCGTAGCTCCTTATTTAAGCTTTTTTTTCGTGGACCTTTCTGATGTTTTCGTCCAGATTTTATTTACAGCAGCTCTTATTACCATTTTATGTGTGATCAATATCTTAGGAGTAAAGGGGTCAACTTTAATCGGGCTAGTTTTATCTAGCCTTACTATTCTGATACAATTAGCTATTATTGCAGTTGGTTTGGATACTATTTTAAATCTTACTCGATTCACTGAGCAGTTACAGATTGGCATTCCTTTTGTAAATTGGTCTGCTTCTTGGCCTGATTTTTGGAAAGGAACAGCTATGGCTATGGTTGCTTTTACAGGGATTGAATCTATTGCGCAACTTTCTGCAGAAGCAGAAAGGCCAGCTAAAACGGTTCCTCGTGCGATTTTACTTGCTACTGTTGTGCTAATCGTAGTGTATGCAGGTATTTTATTAGTCACTTTTTCTGCTGTTCCTCCCAGAGAATTGGGAACAACATATCTTTCCAACCCCTTTGCTGCGATTGTAAACGCTCTGCCTTTTGGCCACTGGTTTTTTGCTCCTATTATAGCAGGATTAGCGGCAGCGGTTTTAATAGGAGCTGCAAACGCTAATTTACTAGGAGCCTCTCGTCTTTCTTTTAATTTAAGTCAGTATTATCAATTGCCTCGTTTATTTAATCGTGTTCATTCTCGATTGCGTACGCCGATCGTTCCTCTAATTTTTTTTAGCGTTTTAGCTTGCATTGTTGTTTTTTCAAGCAGAGGAAAGATGGACTTTCTTGCTGATCTATACAATTTTGGAGCAATGATTGCTTTTTTTTTCACCCATCTTTCTTTAATCGTTTTAAGGATCAAGAAGCCAGATGCACAACGTTCTTTTCGAGTTCCCTTTAATCTGCGTATTAAAGGATATTCGATCCCTATTCCATCTATTATAGGAGCTTTATCTACTTTGGGTGTATGGTGTTTAATTGTATTTACAAAGCCTGAAGGAAGGTATTTAGGTTCTGTCTGGATGATGTTAGGAATTGCAATGTATTTTTATTATCGTAAAAAACGTAAATTAAAACCCGCTGGTCAATTGATGATTGAAGAGGTTTTTGTTCCTTCTTACAAACCTTTGGAAATTAAGCAAATTTTAGTAGCTACAAGAGGAGGAATTCAAACAGAAACTGTTCAGATTGCTTGTGATTTCGCTAAATTGCACGGGGCAGAAATTACTGCATTGCAAGTTATTGAAATTGCCTCTTCTCTTCCTTTAGATATGATGGTTCCCAGACGTTTAGCAATGGCAGAGGCTGTATTAAAAAGAGCAGAAGCCATTGCACGAGAGCGCAATATGGATATTGAACTAATGGTTGTTTCTTCTAGATCTATCCCAGATGCTATTTTAGAGGCGGCAAGAAAAGGAAAATACGACTTAATTGTAATTGGTGCTGGACAACCTTTTGATGAAGTAGGCTTAGGAACCATTATTGGAAAGGTATTACGCTTAGCTCCTTGTCGTGTTTGGGTATGCATGACGGATTCATTAGTGTAA
- a CDS encoding IS630 family transposase: MAEEDRVYVDESGINEYLQRKNARAPRGEKAYGAVSGNRYHRESFIAAKNRSNILAPFCYTGTCNTQLFNMWLEQILIPELKPGQVVILDNASFHKSKESLEIIKRARCEVLFLPPYSPDLNPIEKFWAHFKKRVKEALT, encoded by the coding sequence ATTGCTGAAGAAGATCGAGTTTATGTCGATGAAAGTGGGATTAATGAATATCTTCAAAGGAAGAATGCGAGAGCACCCAGAGGGGAAAAAGCGTATGGGGCTGTATCAGGAAATCGTTATCACAGAGAAAGTTTTATAGCAGCTAAGAATCGATCAAATATTTTAGCACCCTTTTGTTATACAGGAACATGTAATACCCAGTTGTTTAACATGTGGCTCGAACAAATACTCATCCCTGAGCTAAAACCTGGACAAGTAGTTATTTTGGATAATGCGAGTTTTCATAAGTCCAAAGAGAGTTTAGAAATCATTAAAAGAGCTAGATGCGAAGTATTATTTTTGCCTCCCTATTCTCCTGATTTGAATCCTATCGAAAAGTTTTGGGCACATTTTAAGAAAAGAGTAAAAGAAGCCTTAACCTGA